A genomic region of Aspergillus oryzae RIB40 DNA, chromosome 1 contains the following coding sequences:
- a CDS encoding uncharacterized protein (predicted protein): MDCPEDSAASIFNTPFQSSSSFLARRSKSRSHSINCHPIDPASPEVISSLISSLSTISVPLQTHFDSVPCLDSDTDLSLSVLPLERHSSPGASHEHGVGVRKGPPQAFEEASHSPFLHPDDAAAAPVIRMARAPPSPKSKATTTDASASPIRPTSRGSYTSSRATYEDNTFGMITAEPGPRVSTAPSIASTSSRKSLKSQFGLLKKSSRDFTCDKDRHAERLRKTSSYNDSLRHNLPRSRTSVRSMHSIADVAENGRYSRSAKEAFREHGANSQNEEYLALQSARASAPSTPGGIGSGRTIPVRESSLRHSFSSSSKHRRSTRHSRYSSTASKDTKVDSDAGNEAEHVTKRIRELKDQQQKIKNELEIDDSPDKASREPSTKHTQPPQKPSAVDNGDEQSDTGSNRINAFDESAPAPAVMTGRSRSTTRNNPQLALKAINCPTQSLAPRQSFDKPDQVEKLRYRRSVEQSTAPRHHKRSPSGPVSPGRASVVDERPSSADSIDLAVLDYVSAPRLTQKVTHPTTGRKIAFSEVGDPKGHVVLCCLGMGLTRYLMAFYDELARSLHLRLVTLDRPGVGESGPYVDEAGTPLSWPDDVAIVCNYIKVTKFSILAHSAGAIYALATALRIPQHIRGRIHLLAPWIPPSQLSSIGSQRAPVPTNAVPYSQRILRALPTSILKVANSSFMSATSASLTASLPKSSRRTRRKATMKDSSNSALIEASGSPRYPSNRVYQQGADLQALQIKKLQIPNGTGVEGIDTATNQAVAEFEKRERQSDYDNRLTHKVWELATTNANPAVDLVVCLERRQPIGFRYVDITRNVVIHHGSRDTRVPVDNVRWLGQSMRRCEVRILEGEGHGLMASATVMGNVLMEIAKEWEDWMTVVQGKRRATIGTRSGIAVQA; encoded by the exons ATGGATTGCCCAGAGGACTCTGCGGCGTCCATATTCAATACCCCCTTTCAATCCTCATCGTCGTTTTTAGCCCGCCGAAGCAAATCACGCTCACATTCTATTAATTGCCATCCGATCGATCCGGCATCGCCTGAAGTAATAAGTTCCTTAATATCGTCTCTCTCCACGATTTCGGTACCTCTTCAGACACATTTCGACAGCGTACCGTGCCTTGATTCCGATACCGACCTTTCGCTATCTGTTTTACCATTGGAGCGACACTCCTCCCCCGGCGCAAGTCATGAGCATGGTGTTGGCGTGAGAAAAGGGCCACCTCAAGCCTTCGAAGAGGCTTCGCATAGTCCCTTTCTGCATCCAGATgacgctgctgctgcacCGGTCATTCGCATGGCCCGggctcctccatctccaaagTCAAAAGCGACGACCACCGACGCCTCTGCTTCTCCAATAAGACCTACTTCTAGGGGCTCATACACGTCCTCAAGGGCAACGTACGAAGACAACACCTTCGGCATGATCACAGCCGAACCTGGCCCACGAGTCTCGACTGCACCTAGTATTGCCTCGACTAGTTCCCGGAAGAGTTTAAAGAGTCAGTTTGGCCTGTTGAAAAAGTCGTCTCGGGATTTCACATGCGACAAGGATAGACACGCAGAACGTTTGCGGAAGACGAGTAGCTACAACGACAGTTTAAGACATAATCTTCCTCGAAGTAGAACCAGTGTACGCTCGATGCATTCTATCGCTGATGTGGCCGAAAATGGCCGGTACAGCCGCTCCGCTAAGGAGGCCTTCAGGGAACACGGGGCTAACTCTCAGAATGAAGAGTATCTTGCGTTGCAAAGCGCGCGCGCGAGCGCACCCAGCACCCCTGGAGGCATCGGAAGTGGCAGGACAATTCCTGTTCGCGAGTCTTCTCTACGTCATAGcttctcttccagctctAAGCACCGGAGATCTACCCGCCATAGCCGATATTCGTCCACGGCAAGCAAAGATACGAAAGTGGATAGTGACGCTGGAAACGAAGCAGAGCATGTGACCAAGAGGATACGAGAGCTGAAGGATCAGcaacagaagatcaagaacgAATTGGAGATAGACGATAGCCCTGACAAGGCCTCGAGGGAGCCGTCCACAAAACACACTCAACCACCGCAAAAGCCTAGTGCAGTCGACAACGGTGATGAGCAAAGTGACACTGGAAGTAATAGGATCAATGCGTTCGATGAGAgcgctccagctccagctgTTATGACGGGAAGAAGTAGGTCAACGACCCGTAATAATCCGCAACTCGCATTAAAAGCAATCAATTGCCCGACACAATCGTTGGCGCCGAGACAATCCTTTGACAAGCCTGACCAGGTTGAAAAGTTACGTTATCGACGTTCAGTGGAACAGTCAACTGCGCCGCGGCACCACAAACGGTCCCCATCCGGCCCTGTTTCTCCAGGCCGTGCTTCTGTTGTGGATGAGCGCCCATCCAGTGCCGATTCAATCGACCTTGCCGTTCTAGATTATGTTTCCGCTCCTAGGCTTACCCAGAAAGTAACCCATCCTACCACTGGCCGCAAGATAGCTTTTTCGGAGGTCGGAGACCCTAAAGGGCACGTCGTATTATGCTGTCTTGGGATGGGCTTAACCAGATACCTAATGGCGTTCTATGACGAGCTAGCACGATCGCTTCATCTCCGACTCGTCACGTTGGACCGTCCTGGGGTAGGCGAAAGCGGGCCTTACGTAGATGAGGCGGGGACTCCTCTCAGTTGGCCAG ACGATGTTGCAATTGTATGCAACTATATCAAAGTAACAAAATTCTCAATCCTCGCCCACTCTGCTGGTGCTATTTATGCTCTAGCAACTGCCCTAAGGATCCCCCAGCATATCAGGGGTCGCATACATCTTCTAGCTCCCTGGATCCCACCATCTCAACTGTCTAGCATCGGCTCACAGAGAGCTCCAGTTCCTACGAATGCTGTTCCATACTCTCAACGGATCCTTCGTGCTCTACCGACGTCTATTCTGAAGGTTGCTAACTCGAGTTTCATGAGCGCAACAAGTGCGAGCTTGACCGCTAGCCTCCCCAAATCCTCTCGGCGCACTAGGCGAAAGGCGACAATGAAAGACTCATCTAACTCAGCTTTGATTGAAGCAAGCGGCTCTCCACGTTATCCATCCAACCGAGTATACCAACAAGGAGCTGACCTCCAAGCGTTACAAATCAAGAAACTGCAAATACCTAATGGGACCGGAGTTGAGGGTATAGACACTGCAACAAACCAGGCGGTGGCTGAGTTCGAGAAACGTGAACGCCAGTCTGATTATGACAACCGCTTGACGCACAAGGTCTGGGAACTGGCCACCACGAATGCAAATCCGGCGGTGGACCTCGTAGTTTGCTTGGAACGCCGACAACCGATTGGATTCCGCTATGTCGATATCACCCGCAATGTCGTTATACACCATGGAAGCAGAGATACGCGCGTTCCCGTTGATAATGTGAGGTGGCTTGGCCAAAGTATGCGACGCTGTGAGGTTCGAATCCTCGAGGGAGAAGGCCATGGGCTGATGGCCTCAGCAACAGTTATGGGTAATGTCTTAATGGAAATTGCCAAGGAGTGGGAAGACTGG
- a CDS encoding uncharacterized protein (predicted protein) translates to MDAYPEDYVVHNLPFVLLSGLVPDSEDGLESCYTDYPLLHEKGVHIYSDLPPLSGSTAEELREILLAEDASRTPWEARENTIVGSAGTEYKIKSVGRSYRLPPRKADPPPVSPPMSPTGQGNDISHAPYFVLHSPISPLTPSSPIFSDGLLTPLWVTKHQNLVPAAVINFFPFCLDPNMSSLRDNQLKIEINGLKKDWSSSGYKTRFIVVLLSEESNGAFTEDVDDRVTGIRRATNLDQKSIFLLPPDATPGELKEFGKSLLTLLQPSVMEYYRDLSKHARRKRNRSSIPPPTAPPTTGTSQTLSLQGWNVRYEFKMGIFAEFRQEIDAALGNYESAYETLFGQEVFENIAGWSPRFNDARLLADTIAIRIIRCLLWTGQTAAAVRSWVEHRSRSQDIINRRGKGTRNYGWEAWEARWSMVMAQLIRQAEIPYFTSVGITQDQFNEQYSIFIPREKTVPPGDVSYPWEQLHHEGYWLYRSAKHTMCRRHLAEQIPDEDRIPPGQSPASQIASKSYLYDTYLAPETHVEAPQSGVAGFNHSALILTALNAALDEFSKRDQVRKTECLRLEIAEEYMRVGSWTEAYDILQPLWSKITWRHSGWWQLMEKFGWALRECAVRVQDSETILRVDWELLNRAFQPKSDWRYDIHRSLEDITPVTPKPSVVLRAEDIISSVTASFTFERPEGNVGEPLHGQLVITSCAQRSSSPIRFSEIKIAFEGCLRPIKLQSNHVAETDATTPCTISSPSLREPSTSSDTASLQSPTNFLTPLIGTADLTIGPCQTKVFNVACIPREAGESRVASITLLIEEEKFDLTCAMTDLTQRDCFWWKQTKNSVARRRVGKNRDTGRCKIKPKPPNIRITTPNLMETYYTDERIVLKVEIHNEEDEAAEVTAEARLFGRPESAAKVLWLDEEGSPWIQGSESSTPVEGLSHFIKRPLGTLETSSHRQLEIVLTDTRDASDYELEISSVYNLVSDTQTPIIATLRVKIPIIRPFEANYEFMPRLHPQPWPDFFTVDDALLGNDSTPKLGGLQQRWCLNSKVVSFALTPLVIEKISLVLVGVGGGATCHVGPEAIVSPGGPEIYLEELRESSFAVDIHKTVLGDRRPTALNLALEIQWRRSATDESESAMSSNGTTISTLAIPRFVVPGGEPRVLASAMTSQIRSGLIHLDYTIENPSMHFLTFNLTMEASENFAFSGPKTLVVQLVPLSRHTVRYNLLASKRGLWIQPQLVVVDTYFNKTLRVLPTEDMRSDKKGPLIWVDADE, encoded by the exons ATGGACGCCTACCCTGAGGATTATGTCGTCCACAACCTTCCTTTCGTCTTACTCTCTGGCCTTGTACCAGACTCCGAAGATGGTCTGGAATCATGCTACACTGATTATCCCCTCCTCCACGAGAAGGGCGTCCATATATACTCGGATCTTCCGCCGTTGAGCGGTTCGACTGCGGAAGAATTGCGGGAGATACTTCTGGCGGAAGATGCGTCGCGAACTCCGTGGGAAGCTAGGGAAAATACTATAGTGGGATCAGCCGGAACTGAGTATAAAATCAAGAGTGTTGGACGG TCTTATAGACTCCCCCCGCGCAAAGCTGATCCCCCACCTGTATCTCCTCCCATGAGCCCCACCGGTCAGGGCAATGATATATCGCATGCGCCATACTTTGTACTTCACTCTCCAATATCTCCGCTGACGCCTAGTTCACCGATATTTTCAGATGGCTTACTCACCCCCCTATGGGTTACAAAGCACCAAAACCTTGTCCCCGCCGCTGTGATAaacttcttccccttttGCCTAGATCCTAATATGAGTTCCTTGCGCGACAATCAATTAAAGATCGAAATCAATGGACTAAAGAAGGACTGGTCGTCCTCAGGATATAAGACGCGGTTTATTGTTGTTCTCCTTTCGGAAGAGAGTAATGGTGCTTTCACTGAGGATGTCGATGACCGGGTGACCGGCATTCGCAGAGCGACAAATCTCGACCAAAAGTCtatctttctccttccaccTGATGCAACACCTGGCGAACTAAAAGAGTTTGGGAAGTCCCTCCTGACACTACTTCAACCGTCGGTGATGGAGTACTACCGGGATTTGTCTAAACACGCAAGACGGAAACGAAACCGAAGTAGTATTCCTCCCCCGACGGCCCCACCGACAACGGGGACATCTCAAACGCTGTCTCTCCAAGGCTGGAATGTCCGGTATGAATTTAAGATGGGGATCTTTGCGGAATTTAGGCAGGAGATAGATGCAGCTCTTGGGAACTATGAAAGTGCATACGAGACTTTGTTTGGGCAGGAAGTCTTCGAGAATATTGCTGGCTGGAGCCCAAGGTTTAACGATGCACGCCTTCTGGCAGATACTATAGCCATACGGATTATTCGTTGTTTGCTCTGGACGGGACAAACCGCTGCAGCCGTGCGGTCGTGGGTTGAACATCGAAGTCGCTCACAAGATATTATCAATCGGAGAGGTAAAGGCACAAGGAATTATGGATGGGAGGCTTGGGAAGCCAGATGGTCAATGGTAATGGCACAACTGATTCGTCAAGCCGAGATTCCATACTTCACCTCAGTCGGCATCACACAGGATCAGTTTAACGAACAGTACTCAATCTTCATCCCCCGTGAAAAGACGGTCCCTCCCGGAGATGTGTCGTATCCGTGGGAACAATTGCATCACGAAGGCTATTGGTTGTATCGATCAGCAAAGCATACAATGTGCCGACGTCATCTAGCAGAGCAGATTCCGGACGAAGACAGGATACCGCCTGGGCAATCTCCTGCTTCGCAGATAGCAAGCAAGTCCTACCTATATGACACATACCTGGCACCGGAGACTCATGTTGAAGCACCCCAATCAGGGGTGGCGGGATTTAATCATTCTGCCCTAATACTCACTGCATTGAATGCCGCACTAGATGAATTTTCCAAGCGTGATCAGGTGCGGAAGACCGAGTGCCTGAGGTTAGAGATAGCTGAAGAATACATGCGCGTAGGTTCCTGGACCGAAGCTTATGATATACTCCAGCCACTATGGTCTAAGATCACTTGGCGGCATTCGGGCTGGTGGCAGCTTATGGAAAAATTCGGATGGGCTTTGAGGGAGTGCGCTGTACGGGTACAAGATAGTGAAACGATTTTACGAGTGGATTGGGAGCTACTCAACAGGG CGTTTCAACCAAAATCCGACTGGCGATACGACATCCACAGAAGCCTTGAGGATATTACACCAGTCACACCCAAACCCTCTGTTGTTCTCAGAGCGGAGGATATTATATCGAGTG TCACGGCGTCTTTTACTTTCGAGAGACCCGAGGGAAATGTTGGCGAGCCATTACATGGTCAGCTCGTCATAACATCATGCGCACAACGATCATCAAGCCCTATAAGATTTTCTGAGATCAAAATCGCTTTCGAAGGTTGCCTGCGACCAATAAAGTTGCAGTCAAACCACGTAGCTGAAACAGACGCAACGACTCCGTGCACAATATCGTCGCCGTCACTACGAGAGCCGAGTACATCAAGTGATACGGCATCTCTCCAGTCACCCACTAATTTCTTAACACCACTTATTGGAACTGCCGATCTGACCATTGGCCCTTGTCAGACAAAGGTTTTTAATGTGGCTTGTATCCCTCGAGAAGCCGGAGAGTCTCGAGTGGCCTCGATCACACTTttgattgaagaagagaaattcgACCTTACTTGTGCTATGACAGACTTGACCCAACGTGATTGTTTCTGGTGGAAACAAACCAAGAACTCTGTGGCTCGAAGGCGGGTAGGCAAAAATCGGGACACTGGCCGATGTAAGATAAAACCCAAACCGCCCAATATACGGATCACAACTCCCAATCTGATGGAAACCTACTACACGGATGAACGTATTGTCCTCAAGGTTGAAATTCATaacgaggaggatgaagctGCGGAAGTTACAGCCGAGGCTAGGCTTTTTGGTCGACCAGAATCGGCAGCTAAGGTCTTATGGCTTGACGAGGAAGGCTCACCGTGGATACAGGGCTCCGAGAGCAGTACCCCAGTGGAAGGCCTTTCTCATTTTATCAAGCGGCCTCTTGGGACATTGGAGACATCCTCTCACCGGCAGCTGGAAATTGTCCTCACGGATACGCGTGATGCCTCTGATTACGAGCTTGAAATATCATCTGTATATAACCTCGTATCTGATACCCAGACTCCAATCATCGCAACCTTGAGAGTGAAGATACCGATAATACGGCCGTTTGAGGCCAACTACGAATTCATGCCACGtctccatcctcaaccaTGGCCAGATTTCTTTACTGTCGATGATGCATTGCTTGGAAATGACTCAACCCCAAAACTCGGGGGCTTGCAGCAGCGGTGGTGCCTTAACTCAAAGGTCGTTTCTTTTGCGCTAACGCCGCTTGTTATCGAAAAAATATCACTGGTGCTAgttggggttggtggaggggcCACGTGCCATGTCGGCCCTGAAGCGATCGTTAGTCCAGGCGGACCAGAGATCTACTTGGAGGAGCTTCGCGAGTCCAGTTTTGCGGTGGATATCCACAAGACAGTTCTAGGCGACCGACGACCTACAGCTCTGAACCTCGCTCTGGAAATTCAATGGCGACGAAGCGCAACCGATGAGAGTGAATCGGCCATGAGCAGCAACGGTACGACTATATCCACACTTGCGATTCCTCGCTTTGTCGTTCCGGGGGGAGAACCACGTGTGCTTGCCTCGGCAATGACCTCCCAGATACGTTCTGGATTGATTCACTTAGACTACACCATCGAGAATCCGTCGATGCACTTCCTTACCTTTAACTTAACTATGGAGGCCAGCGAAAACTTCGCCTTTAGCGGTCCGAAAACGCTGGTCGTCCAGCTGGTGCCTTTGAGCCGACACACGGTTCGGTACAACCTACTGGCATCTAAACGGGGGCTATGGATACAGCCACAACTGGTTGTAGTGGACACATACTTCAACAAAACCCTTCGGGTGCTCCCCACAGAAGACATGCGGTCGGACAAGAAGGGGCCCTTGATATGGGTTGATGCCGATGAGTAA
- a CDS encoding uncharacterized protein (transposon-encoded proteins with TYA, reverse transcriptase, integrase domains in various combinations) codes for MSERESQALKEYIKDRLEKKQIRPSKSPAGHGVLFVPKKGGELRLCIDYRPLNDITVKDRHPLPLITEIQDKIRGAKWFTKLDITDAYHRLRIAEGEEWKTAFRTKYGHYEYLVMPFGLTNAPASFQRFINEALGEILDVFVIAYLDDILIFSHSLEEHVQHVQTVLEKLQRAEVRLKLKKCEFHVQETEFLGHWISTEGIQAEEGKVKAIREWPEPTNLKELQQFIGLLNYYRKFIDRYAHRLAPLFDLLKKSKQWEWTNEHQSAFDKAKEAITTAPILAQHDPAKQTIIETDASDYAIGARMVQAGPDGKLRPIAFESRKLVQAELNYDIHDKELLAIVSAFKKWRVYLEGAQHQIIVKSDHKNLTYFTTTKELTRRQARWAETLSQYDFRIEHCKGSENGQADALSRRPDHEIKGKTIETAILKQHEDGSIGYNKQTLAAVTVEIKDPTRHLIAKANKKDEALTQKLEASDDLFTKDEDGIVYYRNLIWVPQKLRNMIIQEHHDNPTRGHFGVEKTSEQIARNYYFPNMAKQVRKYIDKCETCIRDKPARHKPYGLMQSPDAPSRPWEWITIDFVGPLPESEGWDMITVITDRLTKYIHLVPSKSTLDAVHLAHLLVNHVFVHHGMPKKITSDRDKLFTSKFWQSLTDLMGIDQKLTTAYHPQGNGQTERTNQTIEQYLRHYVNYQQDDWANLLPTAQFAYNNAEHSTIGTTPFYANHGYHAKVAGEPRNKQPVAEEAIETVEGLKSLHNQLSLDIKFFNHRAAMYYNRHHEKGPTFKKGEKVFLLRRNIKTKRPSSKLDHQKIGPFRVEEQIGNVNYRLKLPDSMKKIHPVFHISLLEPAPENAKIAENIELDEEGTEYEVEKILKHKRVNGKPHYLVKWKGYSTSENSWEPIENLTGCHQLVRQYHQRKDQNSPRRKGHPSADPGTGNRSFLMVQLLLRLTLFLLLTLKFLEFLNFFNITRNEITCTFLQ; via the exons ATGTCGGAAAGAGAATCACAAGCTCTGAAGGAATACATCAAAGACAGACtcgaaaagaaacaaattcGACCATCGAAAAGTCCAGCAGGACACGGTGTATTATTCGTACCCAAGAAGGGAGGGGAATTACGACTATGCATTGACTACCGACCACTGAATGACATTACGGTCAAGGACAGACACCCATTACCGCTCATTACAGAAATACAAGATAAGATAAGAGGAGCAAAATGGTTTACGAAACTCGATATTACAGATGCATACCACCGCCTCAGAATCGCGGAAGGcgaagaatggaaaactgCATTTCGAACAAAATATGGACATTACGAATACTTGGTTATGCCTTTTGGGCTCACCAACGCACCAGCATCGTTTCAGAGGTTCATCAATGAAGCACTAGGAGAAATCCTCGATGTATTCGTCATCGCATATCTAGACGACATCCTAATCTTCTCGCACAGCCTCGAAGAACACGTTCAACACGTCCAAACAGTTTTGGAGAAGCTACAGAGAGCAGAAGTACGACTCAAATTGAAAAAATGTGAATTCCACGTCCAAGAAACCGAGTTTTTAGGACACTGGATATCCACCGAGGGAATACAagcggaggaaggaaaggtgAAAGCTATCCGAGAATGGCCAGAACCAACCAACCTCAAGGAACTGCAACAGTTCATCGGATTGCTGAACTATTATCGGAAGTTCATCGATCGATACGCGCATAGGCTAGCACCACTCTTTGACTTACTCaagaaatcaaagcaatGGGAATGGACAAACGAGCACCAAAGCGCATTCGACAAAGCGAAAGAAGCAATCACCACTGCACCAATCTTGGCACAGCATGATCCAGCTAAGCAGACCATCATTGAAACCGACGCATCTGACTATGCGATTGGCGCACGAATGGTACAAGCGGGACCAGACGGAAAGCTACGACCAATAGCATTCGAATCTAGGAAACTAGTTCAAGCGGAACTGAACTACGACATCCACGACAAGGAATTGTTGGCTATAGTGTCAGCGTTCAAAAAATGGAGGGTTTACCTAGAAGGAGCACAACACCAGATCATTGTGAAATCGGATCATAAAAACCTGACGTACTTCACAACCACGAAGGAGCTCACACGAAGACAAGCGAGATGGGCTGAAACACTATCACAATATGACTTTAGGATTGAACACTGCAAGGGATCAGAAAACGGTCAAGCCGATGCCTTGAGCCGAAGGCCTGATCATGAGatcaaaggaaaaacaaTCGAGACTGCAATATTGAAACAGCATGAGGACGGATCGATCGGATATAATAAGCAGACACTCGCAGCAGTAACTGTGGAAATCAAGGACCCTACTCGACACCTCATCGCgaaagcaaacaaaaaagaCGAAGCACTCACACAGAAACTCGAAGCAAGCGACGACCTGTTCAccaaagacgaagatggaaTCGTATACTACCGAAACCTCATTTGGGTTCCTCAGAAACTACGGAACATGATTATTCAGGAACACCATGACAACCCGACACGAGGACACTTTGGAGTCGAGAAAACATCGGAACAGATCGCAAGGAACTACTATTTCCCAAACATGGCAAAACAAGTCAGGAAATATATCGACAAATGCGAAACATGCATCAGAGACAAGCCAGCAAGACACAAACCATATGGACTTATGCAATCACCAGACGCACCTTCGAGACCCTGGGAATGGATCACAATCGACTTTGTGGGACCACTACCTGAATCGGAAGGATGGGACATGATAACGGTGATAACAGACCGACTCACCAAATACATTCATTTGGTACCAAGCAAATCAACACTCGATGCAGTGCACCTCGCACACTTACTCGTCAATCACGTCTTTGTTCATCATGGAATGCCAAAAAAGATCACATCGGATCGAGACAAGTTATTCACATCGAAGTTTTGGCAATCACTCACAGACCTAATGGGGATAGATCAGAAGTTAACCACGGCATATCACCCACAAGGAAATGGTCAGACGGAAAGAACAAACCAGACGATCGAACAATATTTGCGACACTACGTCAATTATCAACAGGATGATTGGGCAAACCTGTTACCAACAGCACAGTTCGCATACAATAACGCGGAACATTCGACAATAGGAACAACACCCTTTTACGCAAATCACGGGTACCACGCTAAAGTGGCAGGTGAgccaagaaataaacaaCCTGTCGCAGAAGAAGCGATCGAAACAGTCGAAGGATTGAAAAGCTTGCACAATCAATTATCCTTGGACATCAAGTTCTTTAACCATCGCGCGGCAATGTACTACAACCGACACCACGAAAAGGGACCTACCTTtaagaagggggagaaagtATTCCTACTCCGCAGAAATATCAAAACGAAGAGACCAAGTTCGAAACTCGACCATCAGAAAATCGGACCATTCAGAGTCGAAGAACAAATTGGCAACGTCAACTATCGATTAAAACTACCAGACTCGATGAAAAAGATACACCCCGTGTTTCATATCTCGTTATTGGAACCTGCACCAGAAAATGCCAAAATCGCTGAAAACATCGAActcgacgaagaaggaacgGAATACGAAGTCGAAAAAATACTAAAACATAAGCGAGTCAATGGGAAACCGCACTACCTGGTGAAGTGGAAGGGTTACAGTACCTCAGAAAACTCATGGGAGCCTATCGAGAATTTGACGGGCTGCCACCAGCTGGTTCGACAGTACCACCAGCGGAAGGATCAAAATTCACCCAGAAGGAAGGGTCATCCATCAGCTGA CCCCGGAACAGGAAACCGCAGTTTCCTGATGGTGCAACTTCTCCTGCGCCTCACGCTCTTTTTGCTCTTGACGCTCAAGTTCCTCGAGttcctcaatttctttaatATCACGCGCAATGAAATCACCTGCACGTTTTTGCAATAA
- a CDS encoding MFS transporter (predicted protein) gives MVSGQDLDSEISTPLLGTHPSGALVEYKHKRWTLFLLCTVIVTLDFGTFLSIAPQTQIMESIVCRKFHPGLFVDLPYGKFLSDNTPCKSVDVQGELALISGWKDTLDQIPGIILALPLGFLLDRIGRKPIAMLSMTGLLMEEIAIRIICLYSEAIPLRAIWFTPLFQLCGGGSQIASSVAFTIVTDIFPAEQRANIFFVLFAAVLLAEILATPLSAWLMSWSPWLPFLLGWLCEGCGLLAAILIPETLPKSLNESESESAEEERDCLVPPPSSSKRKGSLYSAGSHIMHLTAFIWGNVNTVAISIAFLAASVGGQALQLIIQYASKRYSWTMAKASFLISLKGMIDLVVLLLLLPTISHYLNRYLSPAVRDLRITQGSAAILAVGFGIMAVADHPVLFAFGVSILALGWGFYSTLRNVATTLVAESQIGTLNTTIALVQGIGSMIAGPLLASAFREGMTLGGTWMGLPYMMGAILFLLAGLAASSVRTPR, from the exons ATGGTCTCCGGCCAGGATCTCGATTCAGAGATCTCAACGCCACTGTTAGGTACTCATCCATCCGGAGCACTCGTCGAGTACAAGCACAAGCGATGGACACTGTTTTTGTTATGCACGGTCATTGTCACACTTGACTTTGGCactttcctctccatcgcTCCACAGACTCAGATTATGGAATCAATCGTCTGTCGCAAGTTTCATCCAGGACTGTTTGTCGATCTCCCATATGGAAAGTTCTTATCGGATAATACACCCTGTAAATCTGTAGATGTACAGGGGGAGCTGGCATTGATcagtggatggaaggatACCTTGGACCAGATCCCGGGAATCATCCTTGCCCTTCCATTGGGCTTCCTGTTGGATCGCATTGGCCGCAAACCAATTGCGATGCTAAGTATGACCGGACTACTTATGGAGGAGATTGCGATCCGTATCATCT GCTTGTACAGTGAAGCAATTCCTCTTCGAGCTATCTGGTTCACGCCTTTGTTTCAATtatgtggtggtggttctCAAATAGCCAGCTCTGTGGCCTTCACCATTGTCACAGACATCTTTCCCGCAGAGCAGCG TGCAAACATATTCTTCGTGCTCTTTGCGGCTGTTCTACTTGCCGAGATCCTCGCAACTCCTCTGAGTGCTTGGCTAATGTCCTGGTCGCCGTGGCTCCCATTCCTACTCGGCTGGCTCTGTGAGGGTTGTGGCTTACTGGCAGCCATACTTATCCCGGAGACTCTTCCGAAGTCGCTAAACGAGTCGGAATCTGAATCGGCAGAGGAGGAGCGTGATTGCCTTGTCCCGCCACCCTCATCGTCTAAACGGAAAGGGTCCCTCTATAGTGCAGGTTCCCATATCATGCACTTAACTGCATTCATCTGGGGAAATGTCAACACGGTAGCTATCTCAATTGCATTCCTGGCGGCTAGTGTTGGAGGGCAGGCCCTCCAGTTGATCATCCAATATGCTTCCAAGCGTTACTCATGGACTATGGCAAAG GCAAGCTTTCTCATCTCTCTAAAAGGAATGATCGACCTCGTCGTCTTGCTTCTATTGCTACCAACTATCTCCCACTACTTAAACCGGTACCTTTCGCCAGCTGTCAGGGATCTTCGAATAACACAGGGAAGCGCGGCCATTCTAGCAGTTGGATTCGGCATCATGGCAGTGGCCGACCACCCAGTGCTGTTCGCCTTCGGCGTATCCATTCTGGCCTTAGGATGGGGCTTCTATTCCACCCTCCGCAATGTGGCCACAACTTTGGTTGCAGAGTCTCAAATCGGGACGCTCAACACCACAATCGCTCTTGTCCAGGGGATTGGGAGCATGATTGCTGGACCGTTGCTTGCCAGTGCATTTAGAGAAGGCATGACTTTGGGTGGTACCTGGATGGGTTTGCCATACATGATGGGTGCTATACTGTTTTTGCTGGCAGGACTGGCCGCGTCTAGCGTACGGACGCCTCGTTAA